A region of the archaeon BMS3Bbin15 genome:
GTGAAAGAGGAAGTTAAGAGAAAGTTCTCTCCTAACTTCTGAGACTTAAGAAAATGCACAGAAAGCCTGGGCACGGTTGGTCTTTTTACAAAAAAGCCAAATAAACAATGAAAATAAGCTGATGGGTAATCATTGACCACCATATAAACTCTTCTTATATTGCGACTTCGAACAGTTCGAAATCGAAACATTTATATATTTTCATATCTATGTAACGTCATGATTATAGAAACTCGCAACTTTACAAAGGAATATAATGGCATTAAAGCTTTAAAGGGTGTGAGTTTTTCGGTTAAGGAAGGAGAGAGATTTGGATTTCTGAGGTCAAATAAGGCAGGAAAAACCACAACAATTAAAATCTTAACGACTCTTCTCATGCCCACATCAGGAAATTTTATGTGGAATGGTTACAATGTCGTCGAAGAAGTGTCTGGAAACTGTGAAGGCTTTTCTGCATAGTTCCAGGATAATTTTCATTGACGAACCCTGCTTTACGAATTAGTGAATTCAACAAAATACGAGGGGATTATAATAAAATATAGCAACTTGACTGAGGGGTCTGTTTTAAAATCTCTGCTAGCATTATCAGTGCCAATTATTTTTGCGAATATTTTGCAGACTGCCTATCAATTAACAGACACTTTCTGGGTTGGACGGCTTGGAACTGTTGCAATCGCTGCAGTTTCTATTAGTTTTCCGTTTATTTTTCTTTTTATTTCTTTGGGTGGAGGTCTGGCAATGGCTGGTACTATCCTTGCTGCCCAATATGAAGGAAAAGGAGATACAAAAGCAGTAAATCATATTACATCTCAAACATTGATGATGGTTTTTATCATTTCAATCATTCTTGCCACTGCCGGTTATTTTTTGTCTTCTTTTTTTGTCAAGTTAATGGGTGTTGAATCAAACGTTTTTCCAAGTGCAGTTGTATATCTGAAAATTTCTTTTATTGGAACGATTTTTATGTTTATATTTATGGCTTTCCAGTCTTTAATGCGTGGCGTTGGAGATGTTAAAACCCCTATGTATATTGTCTTTGGAACTGTTTTATTAAATTTAATTCTTGACCCTCTATTTATCTTTGGTTATGGTTTTATTCCTCCTTTCGGTGTTGCCGGAGCAGCAGTCGCCACTATCGGTACACAAGGATTAGCGGCAATAATCGGCATAATAATATTACTAAAAGGAAAACATCAAATACAGTTACACTTAAACGATTTAAAACCGGATGTTCCTTTACTAAAAAAAATGTTTAGGCTTGGATTTCCTGCTTCTATTGAACAATCAACAAGAGCGCTGGGAATGATTATAATGACTTTTTTAGTCACGACTTTTGGAACGCTTACTTTAGCTGCATATGGAATTGGCAGCAGGATATTGAGTTTTATTATCATTCCTGCGTTAGGATTATCAATGGCTACTTCAACATTAGTAGGTCAGAATATTGGCGCAGGTAAAATAAAACGAGCGGAAAAAATAGCAGAACTAAGCTCTTTAACAGGTTTTATTATTTTAACACTCGCAGGAATAATCACATTCTTATTTGCGAAACAAATTGCTGCATTTTTTATTCCGGGAGAGTTGCAAACTATTCAGACAAGCGCTTTGTTTATTAAAATAATGGCTTTAACTTTTGGTTTTATCGGGATACAAATGGCTTTGAGCGGTGCTTTTAGAGGTTCCGGAAATACTATGATTTCTATGGTTTTATCCATAATATCCCTGTGGGTTTTAAGAGTTCCTTTAGCTTATGTTTTATCAAAGCACACAGCATTTGCAGAGGTTGGTTTATGGATAGCGTTTCCGGCAACTAATATTATTGCCGCAATTATAACAATCGTTTGGTTTAAGAAAGGAACATGGAAGCGAAAACAGATAACTGAAGAAATCAAATTGACAAAAGAGATTACTCAAGAAACAATAATTGAAGATAATATTGAATAATTTAAAAAGTTTTAACTCAATCCTTGCAGCCATATCTACATATTGCTTCACTCATATCATACACCCGCCATATATCCGCACATTAATATTTTACAAGATTATACCGCTTTTTGCTTCTGTTGTATTTCTCATTTTATATCTTCATAATCAATTTTCCTCAATCAGGTGGGATAGGTTCGCCGTGCTTTTTCAGGCTTTCCAAGTAGCCCTTAATCGCATCCTGAATGTTCTTTAATGCTTCCTCCCTGGTTTTACCCTGAGAAATGCACCCTGGTAGAGAGGACACACTGGCAACGTATATACCATCCTCATCCACTTCAATGACAACCCTGTACTTCATATAAAAAGTGGGCTGAACTAACATCAGGAATAGGATATAAATTAGAGCTGCAGCTCTCGCGTTTTTTATACCTTTTTAAGCGGGTGTTTAGATGAGTCAGAACATCAGAAAAAAGCTCTGGAAGAGTTCATTCAGAGAATTAAAACTAATTACTCTTCTAAGGTGGAGAAAATAATTGTCTTCGGTCCTATGCCAGAGGCGTGCTTGCAATGCCATGACTTGAGTTTGTAAACAAGAACTTACTTGAAGAAGCATGAAACAGGAAAAAGCTGTTTTGTTAAAGATGGGACTTATTTATTATATCTTATGATGGGGAAAAGATTTAACTTTTTATTTTACATTTTGTAAAGAATAAAGTATATCAATTCTACAGTATATAACATACAGTATGCTAAAGATAAAATACTATAATGGAGTGTGGATATAATGGGATGCGGATGCGGAAGTGAAGATAGTAGCTCAACTGATGTATCGAATGCAAAGGATAAGATGGAGGGCATGCACCACGAGATGGAGATGCCCACGCATAAGACCATGAAAGTGTCCAATAAGAAGCCCTGGTGGAAGTTCTGGTAAGGACCCGTCAATTCCCCAAGCCCTGGCTCAGGATATCAAAGGTGCGTGGTATTAAAAACAGATTAAGAAAATCAGGGAGACCGGGGAATATCTGCGCGCCCTGATAGACAGCATTGACGATGACATTTTTAAACTATCTCTCCTTCACTGAAGTAGGATATTTGTTTTTTATATGGGGGTAACAGATTGATTAGTATGTCTCGCACAGTACTGACTGGTAACACCACCGAAGAAGACTTACTCTCTGGCAAGAGAGGACAGACGTTGCGTGTCCTGCTATAAATAAGGCGATATTATGGAAAAAACTGTAGGAATAATCGGAGCAAGTTATTCGGGGTTGAGCGCTGCAATATCGGCGGCGAAAGAAGGAGCTGGGGTAAAAGTATATGAGAAAAAGACGGATATAACACAGTTTGCCTGCGGAGAGATATACACTTCAGGCTGGTACGGTGTTGAAACTCCACCTAAAAATTGTAGGTATTATGCAGCTAAAAATTTCATTTTTCATTTTTCAGATGAAAACATTGCTATACCATTACCACGTGATAGCCTATGGGTTACTGAAAGAGCGGCAATTCAGAAGAAAATGTATGATACCGCTAAGGATTATGGTGTGAAATTTAATCTTGGTGAGAGTAAATTGATAACTGAGACAGTCAAGGATTATGATTATGTTATTGATGCATCAGGCTTTCCTTCGCAGAGTGGTTATGAGGGTTACTTTGAAAAAATCAGACCTCAAGCAGCTGCTTTATACTATGATGTTTCTGGAGATTTTTCAGAGTATTTTGATAAGGATTTACATTTTTGGTGGACAACTTCTGATAATCATGGATATGTGTGGTTATTCCCAAAAACAGAAGATAAAACAAATATTGGTATTGGTTGGGAAAACAAAACACGAGAAGTTCCAAAATTTAAGGATATAAAAACTTTTTTTCAAAAAAACTTAAAAATTTCTATAAATTACAATGAGGTAGGAAAGAAAAGAGGTGCTGGTATTTTGCCATTGGATAGAGTAAAACATTTTACTCATGATAATGTGGCAATCGTAGGGGAAGCTGCAGGGTTGATGAATTACACAGTTGAAGCCGGTGCACATTTTGCGATAGCGTCAGGAAGAGAATCTGGAATAGCAGCAGCAAAAGGTTCTTTAAGCGATTATGATAATTACGTTAAGTCAGAACTGTTAAAGGAAGTCGATATAAGTAAAATGTTGTATAAAAAGATTGGTGGAATGTCACAGGAAAAGTTTAGGAAAGTGTGTAAGGGAATTGCCAAAGGAGCTGGTATGGAAATTTTTCATAGTAAAGTTAAATTCTTAGGGTTATTGAGACATATGTTTTAATTTCAGAAAACTTAAAACATTACCAAAAAATTTAAGATTTAAGCAATTTAAAAAATCCGTTAGGTAAAACCTGCAAGCGTGCATTTGTTCAATACAGAGCCTTATAGAAACATTACACATGAATTATAAGGCCTCACCTTACTATCTTCAACAAAAGACTGTCCTTTCCTGCTATAGTTATTTTAATTTCTGTTCCTTTCTCAATATCCATAGCCTCGCAGATTTTAGCTGGTAAGTAATGTTAAGTTATAGCCTTTCATTTTTCCACCCCATCACCTGAGAGAATAGTGGAAATATATAAAACCCCCTGATTTTTATATGGGATTTATGAAAACTTTTATATGTTAATGTGCAAAAATTAATATATGGGAATTGTTTATATTCAAAGTGAAGGTGAACCTGAATTACCGTCTCTTTTTAGACCTGAAATTGGAGAAGGGCTTTATTTCTCTCCTATTAGTTTCAACCCCAACGTTAACAATCCTTTAATCTCCTGAGCATGAGCGAGCGGGGGTACCCGAGCGGCCAAAGGGGGCAGACTTAAGATCTGCTGGCTAAGTGCCTACGTGGGTTCGAATCCCATCCCCCGCATATTTAAAAAGGTCTATTTCACAATCAGAACAGAACAGCTTGCATAGTCAACTACAGGGTCTCCCGTACCCCCCAGGAATCTCCTCTTCAGGGGATGCTCTGTGTTTACACCAAGAACTATGAGGTCTGCATTAATCTCGTTTGCCTTTTTTACTATTTCTTCAGTAGGTTTTCCAAGTTCAAAGTAAGTTACTGGTTTTATTCCACTTTTCTCAGATATTTCGCTGGCATACCTTAAGAACCTTGAATAATATTTTTCAGCCTTTTCCTTCTCTTCATTATAGCCGTTTCTTACTTCGGCAAACTCTGGAATCAAGGCAACTGTTATAATACAAAGCATAGAGTTATGCTGTCTTGTCAGCTCTATGGCCGTTTTCAGTGCCTTGTATGACCCACCCGAGCCGTCAAATGCCAGAAGCATCTTAGTGAACATATGGAAAGCCTCCTGTAACATATAATATTGTGAGAAACATTGCAGTGACTATATATAAAATATATACTCCTATGTTTCCATTCATAAGATATAATCTGAATATGTTGGAGGCATATCTTATGCTCTTTGCTGTTACCACATATCCCTTTTCGAATATATCACCCCATATAACTCTGCATCCTTCCTCCCTTGTCCTGTAGAATCCCTTCAGGGTATACCTCAGAATCATTGAATAGGATAGTGAGTTGTAGTCGCCGCCTTCTCCGCCACCTGCCCAGGCTTCGGTATACCTTACCTTTCTCTTTGAAATCCCGTATAACAAGGAGACGAGAACAATAAGGAAGACAAAAACGAAGGTAGGGGACATTCCTCCAAACTTTTCTCCTGATAAAATCAAAAAACCCTTTGGAATTGCCAGAGCACCTCCAATTAAACTAACTACCGGGTTAACACCAGTTAAACTGTAAACTGGCTGTGAGACAAAATCTATCAGACTCTGTGGAAATACAGAAATTATAAGGATTACTGAGAGAAGAATTAGCATTCCGGCATCTACCATGCTTATTTTCCTTCCGGTTGACCTTTTAAAACTGTAAGAAATCATCTTGGTCATTGAAATTGTTGCAATTCCTGCAGCCAGAGCTACCACAGCACCTACAGATACTATGAGTATTTTATATTTAACGGATGGAATCTCAAAAGACTGGAAAAGAGCTTCGAGAGCCATCCATTCAGCTATGAATCCTGGCAGGGGAGGAATTGCTGCAAGTGATAAAGCTGCAATATAGCCTGAAGTAACACTTATATCGCTTAATTTTACATCCTTAAGCTCATTGAGATTCGGAGAGAACTTTTCAACCAGACCTGCTGTGAAGAAGAGCAGGGCTTTGGATATACTATGGAAAAAGGCATAAAACAGAACGGTAAGCATTGTGAAGGCGGAAAGGACAGAGTTATGGTGGTATACGGCGATTATGTAAGCGCCAAGTAAAACAAATATAATACCGTCATTTTCAATTGTACTGTAAGCCGGAAGTTCCTTTACCTTTTCGGAAGTCGCAGCGTGAAGTGAGCCGATTGCAGCTGTAATCCCTCCAAGGACAAGCATAACAGCAGAGACCCATACGGACGGCACCTGTATGCTGAGCATCATGACTATGCCGTAAACACCCATAAGGGTAAGGACTGCACTCAACAATGCCGACATGTTTGAAGGCGCAGTTGAATGTGCCGGGGGTAGCCAGATATGAAATGGGAATACAGCCATTTTAACAGCAAAGCCGAAAAGAGCAAATAAGAATATTATATCCCACATATTTGAACCCTTCCAGGCAGAGAAAAAAATACTGTGAGTTGTTCCCAGCGCAAGTGCAAAGCTCAGCATCAAAAGCATTGTGCTGAGCTCTCCAAAAGCAAGGAATACATATGCAGCTCTCATACTATCTTTTCTTGCCGATATTGCCAGAAAAGACGCTATAGTCATACCTTCCCATCCTATAAGAAATGAAAGGGCGTCTCTGCTGACAAGTATCAGAAGCATGGAAGCTATGGTTAATGCAAAGGTTGATGCAAGTCTCCTTCCATAATGGTCATATCCTATGGAATATACACTTGCCGAGAGCCAGACTATTGAGGACAGAAGCAGGAAGTATGGAAGAAAGGCATAATCAGACAAACTTCCTGAAATTGCCAGATATATCAACCAGACACTCCCCAGGGCGGAGATAATATATGTAATCTTTTTGGATAAAACCGCAAATGCTGAAGCTGATATAAAAAGAATTATAATGTAATATAAAATATTCATCGCCATGCTTATTTCCTCCTGTATGTTTTAAGAAGGCCGTATAACAGTCCTATGGGTGAAGGAGGACAGCCAGATATTTTCGCATCTACATTGATATATTTATCCACTCCTTCATCACCAAAAATTCCGCCACTCGTGGCACAGCTGCCGGCAGCAACAACAATCTTCGGCTCCGGCATGGCTTCATACGCTTTCAGCATTGGCTCCACCATTCTGTCGGTGACCTTGCCTATAACGAACATTATATCTGCATGCCTCGGTGTCGGTGTGAAGAAGAACCCAAGTCTATGTAAATCATAGTAAGGGTTGGTAAGCATATCAAGTTCCCTGTTACATGCATTACATGAGCCTGCATCTACAAGGAATATGTGAACGGAGCCAGAGAATGGCAGCTTTCTCTTTACTTCTGCAATTTCTACATTTTCTGTCATTTCAAACCCGTAATCTTCACATCTCTGGCAGAATATGCATTTATAAAAGTCAGGAGCTTCGCTGATAGCATCTGTCGGGCAAACATCCCTTGCAGCTTTGACATCTCCATGCCTGTGGACAGGTACGCCTATTCCTGAAACTTCATCCTTGGTTGGTTTTTCATCAGGATATTTTGTTGTAATTATTCCTTTGCGCAGTCCTTTTATAACCCACATGGTATTCACCTGTCCGAATCAGCAAAGCTGAGACCAAAGCTCTCTATACCAAAAGAAAAATCCGTGAAGATATTTCCTTCAATCGCAACAGCAAAAGCTGGATAGTTTATTGTAGAGGGGGACCTTATTCCAGCCCATTTTATTATTCCATTTTTAACTTCAAGTGCAGTCAGGACATCACCTGGAGGGGCCTCTGACCTTCCGTAGAGGAATCCACTGGCGTCAACATCGGTTTTCAGCTCTGTTTGTGGTAGATTTTCTGCAAGGAATTTGATTATTTCCACTGAATTTCTTATCTCTGCTACCCTTACCATCATCCTTGCAAGAGCATCGCCATCTTCTTCAACTGCAACTCTGAAAGGCGTATCTGTATAAGTACTGTTAAAGCCCCTGACATCTCTTCCTACTCCCGAAGCCCTGGCTGGTATTCCTATTGTGTCCAGACGTATAATGTCTTCTACATTCAAGATAGCTGTGTTGTGAAGCCTGTCTATGAATATCTTTGATGTTATGAGCTGTTCCACAAGCTTATCAAATTCTATTTTAATGTCTTTAATCTTATCTGGCAGAATTTCAGTGTCAATATCTCTTCTCACACCGCCGGGAATGTTAAGACCAAATGAGTAGCGGTGTCTGAAGAGCTTTGCATTAAGCCTCAGGACATCTTCTTCCAGAGCGGAAAATTGAGCTGCTGCAACACTCTGTGAAGCTGCTGTTGTCAGCCTCTGTATTGCATGGATATGGTTGTATATTCTTTCAAGTTCTAGTGCTATTATTCTTATAGCCTCTGCTCTTG
Encoded here:
- the ybhF_1 gene encoding putative ABC transporter ATP-binding protein YbhF, whose translation is MIIETRNFTKEYNGIKALKGVSFSVKEGERFGFLRSNKAGKTTTIKILTTLLMPTSGNFMWNGYNVVEEVSGNCEGFSA
- the mdtK gene encoding multidrug resistance protein MdtK; the protein is MNSTKYEGIIIKYSNLTEGSVLKSLLALSVPIIFANILQTAYQLTDTFWVGRLGTVAIAAVSISFPFIFLFISLGGGLAMAGTILAAQYEGKGDTKAVNHITSQTLMMVFIISIILATAGYFLSSFFVKLMGVESNVFPSAVVYLKISFIGTIFMFIFMAFQSLMRGVGDVKTPMYIVFGTVLLNLILDPLFIFGYGFIPPFGVAGAAVATIGTQGLAAIIGIIILLKGKHQIQLHLNDLKPDVPLLKKMFRLGFPASIEQSTRALGMIIMTFLVTTFGTLTLAAYGIGSRILSFIIIPALGLSMATSTLVGQNIGAGKIKRAEKIAELSSLTGFIILTLAGIITFLFAKQIAAFFIPGELQTIQTSALFIKIMALTFGFIGIQMALSGAFRGSGNTMISMVLSIISLWVLRVPLAYVLSKHTAFAEVGLWIAFPATNIIAAIITIVWFKKGTWKRKQITEEIKLTKEITQETIIEDNIE
- a CDS encoding putative universal stress protein; the protein is MFTKMLLAFDGSGGSYKALKTAIELTRQHNSMLCIITVALIPEFAEVRNGYNEEKEKAEKYYSRFLRYASEISEKSGIKPVTYFELGKPTEEIVKKANEINADLIVLGVNTEHPLKRRFLGGTGDPVVDYASCSVLIVK
- the hyfB_1 gene encoding hydrogenase-4 component B, whose protein sequence is MAMNILYYIIILFISASAFAVLSKKITYIISALGSVWLIYLAISGSLSDYAFLPYFLLLSSIVWLSASVYSIGYDHYGRRLASTFALTIASMLLILVSRDALSFLIGWEGMTIASFLAISARKDSMRAAYVFLAFGELSTMLLMLSFALALGTTHSIFFSAWKGSNMWDIIFLFALFGFAVKMAVFPFHIWLPPAHSTAPSNMSALLSAVLTLMGVYGIVMMLSIQVPSVWVSAVMLVLGGITAAIGSLHAATSEKVKELPAYSTIENDGIIFVLLGAYIIAVYHHNSVLSAFTMLTVLFYAFFHSISKALLFFTAGLVEKFSPNLNELKDVKLSDISVTSGYIAALSLAAIPPLPGFIAEWMALEALFQSFEIPSVKYKILIVSVGAVVALAAGIATISMTKMISYSFKRSTGRKISMVDAGMLILLSVILIISVFPQSLIDFVSQPVYSLTGVNPVVSLIGGALAIPKGFLILSGEKFGGMSPTFVFVFLIVLVSLLYGISKRKVRYTEAWAGGGEGGDYNSLSYSMILRYTLKGFYRTREEGCRVIWGDIFEKGYVVTAKSIRYASNIFRLYLMNGNIGVYILYIVTAMFLTILYVTGGFPYVH
- the hycG gene encoding formate hydrogenlyase subunit 7: MWVIKGLRKGIITTKYPDEKPTKDEVSGIGVPVHRHGDVKAARDVCPTDAISEAPDFYKCIFCQRCEDYGFEMTENVEIAEVKRKLPFSGSVHIFLVDAGSCNACNRELDMLTNPYYDLHRLGFFFTPTPRHADIMFVIGKVTDRMVEPMLKAYEAMPEPKIVVAAGSCATSGGIFGDEGVDKYINVDAKISGCPPSPIGLLYGLLKTYRRK
- the hyfG gene encoding hydrogenase-4 component G, which encodes MTIEITESELFSYAKNKKYSLTACFPKKDTEIYVWTDYTSGSTEFVTTGSPEIDTDKAPGQMGLSGRFALPPEANMGEIRPVLHALSGNYNAYCKECPDDAFKLHYGPVSSGLWESGAFKILSYGERILNVAPDLGYKHRAIEEKICGMNVKDALLLIERLCGTFSVAYSNAFCSAVEESIPARAEAIRIIALELERIYNHIHAIQRLTTAASQSVAAAQFSALEEDVLRLNAKLFRHRYSFGLNIPGGVRRDIDTEILPDKIKDIKIEFDKLVEQLITSKIFIDRLHNTAILNVEDIIRLDTIGIPARASGVGRDVRGFNSTYTDTPFRVAVEEDGDALARMMVRVAEIRNSVEIIKFLAENLPQTELKTDVDASGFLYGRSEAPPGDVLTALEVKNGIIKWAGIRSPSTINYPAFAVAIEGNIFTDFSFGIESFGLSFADSDR